The following are encoded together in the Bradymonas sediminis genome:
- a CDS encoding PilZ domain-containing protein: MEETRREQERTECDIILNKVENGNRNICRATNISLSGMQLMRLLEPHRKSDEDASALRLQFTLPGQPEPLDVKAERIYDCEDGLVGVRFVNISHQHFVLLRDWLREQSISSIPVFREKAAS, from the coding sequence ATGGAAGAGACGCGAAGAGAGCAAGAGCGCACGGAATGCGACATTATTCTGAATAAGGTGGAGAACGGGAATCGCAACATCTGTCGGGCGACGAATATCTCGTTGAGCGGCATGCAGCTCATGCGTTTGTTGGAGCCGCATCGAAAGAGCGACGAGGACGCGAGTGCGCTGCGATTGCAATTCACCTTGCCGGGCCAACCGGAGCCGCTGGATGTTAAGGCCGAGCGAATCTACGACTGTGAAGATGGACTGGTCGGGGTGCGCTTCGTAAATATCTCGCACCAACATTTTGTCCTGCTGCGCGACTGGCTGCGGGAGCAATCGATCTCGAGCATCCCGGTATTTCGGGAAAAGGCTGCGAGTTGA
- a CDS encoding hotdog fold domain-containing protein — MADPLAILQKTWDKLKNVPKGGHVFGRIVGRMAPYTGTIRPIVRDLERGYARIEMRDRKQVRNHLKSIHAIALMNLAEVSSGLAFTYSLPPKTRAILTGLEIDYLKKARGTLTAECHCEIPETNERAEYVLEVVTRDTSGDIVTRARAKWLIGPLN; from the coding sequence ATGGCTGATCCACTCGCCATTTTGCAAAAGACCTGGGATAAACTCAAAAACGTGCCCAAAGGCGGCCATGTCTTCGGTCGAATCGTCGGCCGTATGGCGCCCTATACCGGGACCATCCGCCCCATCGTTCGCGACCTCGAGCGCGGCTACGCCCGTATCGAGATGCGCGACCGCAAACAGGTGCGAAACCACCTCAAGTCGATCCACGCCATCGCGCTGATGAACCTCGCCGAGGTCTCGTCGGGCCTCGCGTTCACGTATTCGCTGCCGCCGAAGACCCGCGCGATTTTGACCGGTCTGGAGATCGACTATCTCAAGAAAGCCCGCGGCACCCTGACCGCCGAGTGCCACTGCGAGATCCCCGAGACCAACGAGCGCGCCGAATACGTCCTCGAGGTCGTGACGCGCGACACCAGCGGCGACATCGTCACGCGCGCGCGCGCCAAATGGCTGATCGGTCCGCTGAACTAA
- a CDS encoding Kazal-type serine protease inhibitor family protein: MKKLDKMMTFGAALMSMLLILSILACGGEDDTPPPPPESSFAECGGIQGLTCVNPDENCIFEQAQNCGMWDQMGTCQLAPELCTREYAPVCGCDGRTYSNECNALGAGVSVAHEGACDAPVQTCGGQTGNTCPEGTACVPNDPNQCGIEAGPGTCQERPTMCPAVYDPVCGCDGKTYSNACAAGVAHVSVVHQGMCNAEPTACGARLGDTCDADQVCVYSSNAYCGRADATGECKSRPEVCSTQYDPVCGCDGQTYTNECNALLEGVSVDYVGACNSMPAY; encoded by the coding sequence ATGAAGAAACTCGACAAAATGATGACCTTCGGCGCGGCTCTGATGAGCATGCTGCTGATCCTGAGCATTCTGGCCTGTGGCGGCGAAGACGACACGCCCCCACCGCCCCCCGAATCCAGCTTCGCGGAATGCGGCGGCATCCAGGGCCTCACCTGCGTGAACCCCGACGAGAATTGCATCTTCGAGCAGGCTCAAAACTGCGGCATGTGGGACCAGATGGGCACCTGCCAATTGGCGCCCGAGCTGTGCACCCGCGAATATGCGCCGGTCTGCGGTTGCGACGGACGCACCTATTCCAACGAGTGCAACGCGCTCGGCGCCGGCGTATCGGTTGCGCACGAAGGAGCATGCGACGCGCCCGTGCAGACCTGCGGTGGCCAGACCGGAAACACCTGCCCCGAGGGCACCGCGTGTGTCCCGAACGACCCGAACCAGTGCGGCATCGAGGCCGGCCCCGGCACCTGCCAGGAGCGCCCGACCATGTGCCCCGCCGTCTATGACCCGGTCTGTGGTTGCGACGGAAAAACCTACTCGAACGCCTGCGCCGCCGGCGTCGCCCACGTGTCGGTCGTGCACCAGGGCATGTGCAACGCCGAGCCCACCGCCTGTGGCGCGCGCCTCGGCGACACCTGCGACGCCGACCAGGTCTGCGTCTATAGCTCGAACGCCTATTGCGGTCGCGCCGACGCCACCGGCGAGTGCAAGTCGCGCCCGGAAGTCTGCTCGACCCAATATGACCCGGTCTGCGGTTGCGACGGCCAGACCTACACCAACGAGTGCAACGCCCTGCTCGAAGGCGTCTCGGTCGACTATGTTGGCGCGTGCAACTCCATGCCCGCCTACTAA